The following are from one region of the Streptococcus sp. 1643 genome:
- the tyrS gene encoding tyrosine--tRNA ligase, which yields MHIFDELKERGLIFQTTDEEALRKALEEGQVSYYTGYDPTADSLHLGHLVAILTSRRLQLAGHKPYALVGGATGLIGDPSFKDAERSLQTKDTVEGWVKSIQGQLSRFLDFENGENKAVMVNNYDWFGSISFIDFLRDIGKYFTVNYMMSKESVKKRIETGISYTEFAYQIMQGYDFYVLNQEHNVTLQIGGSDQWGNMTAGTELLRRKADKTGHVITVPLITDATGKKFGKSEGNAVWLNPEKTSPYEMYQFWMNVMDADAVRFLKIFTFLSLDEIEDIRKQFEAAPHERLAQKVLAREVVTLVHGEEAYKEALNITEQLFAGNIKNLSVKELKQGLRGVPNYQVQADENHNIVELLVSSGVVNSKRQAREDVQNGAIYVNGDRIQDLDYVLSDADKLENELTVIRRGKKKYFVLTY from the coding sequence ATGCACATTTTTGATGAGCTAAAAGAGCGTGGTTTGATTTTTCAAACGACTGATGAAGAAGCTTTGCGCAAAGCCCTAGAAGAAGGTCAAGTTTCTTATTATACTGGCTACGATCCAACTGCTGACAGCCTTCACCTAGGCCACCTTGTCGCAATCTTGACAAGTCGTCGTTTGCAACTAGCAGGTCACAAACCTTATGCGCTCGTTGGCGGTGCTACAGGTCTCATCGGAGATCCGTCCTTCAAAGATGCTGAGCGTAGTCTCCAAACAAAAGACACAGTAGAGGGCTGGGTCAAGTCTATCCAAGGACAACTTTCTCGTTTTCTTGACTTTGAAAATGGTGAAAATAAAGCTGTCATGGTCAACAACTACGACTGGTTTGGCAGCATCAGCTTCATTGATTTCCTCCGTGATATCGGAAAATACTTCACTGTCAACTACATGATGAGCAAGGAATCTGTGAAAAAACGGATCGAAACAGGGATTTCTTATACTGAGTTTGCCTACCAAATCATGCAAGGGTATGACTTCTACGTCCTTAACCAAGAGCACAACGTAACGCTACAAATCGGTGGTTCTGACCAGTGGGGAAATATGACAGCTGGTACCGAATTGCTTCGTCGTAAGGCTGACAAGACTGGTCACGTTATCACTGTGCCACTCATCACAGACGCAACTGGTAAGAAATTTGGTAAATCAGAAGGAAACGCAGTCTGGCTCAATCCTGAAAAGACTTCCCCATACGAAATGTACCAATTCTGGATGAACGTCATGGATGCAGACGCTGTTCGCTTCTTGAAGATCTTTACCTTCTTGTCACTTGATGAGATTGAAGACATCCGTAAACAATTTGAAGCGGCTCCACACGAACGCTTGGCTCAGAAAGTCTTGGCTCGTGAAGTCGTAACACTTGTTCACGGCGAAGAAGCCTACAAGGAAGCCCTTAACATCACAGAGCAACTCTTTGCCGGAAACATCAAAAACCTTTCTGTTAAAGAACTCAAACAAGGACTCCGTGGCGTGCCAAACTACCAAGTACAAGCAGATGAAAATCACAATATCGTGGAACTCCTCGTGTCATCTGGTGTGGTGAATTCCAAACGCCAAGCCCGTGAAGATGTCCAAAATGGAGCCATCTACGTCAACGGCGACCGTATCCAAGACCTTGACTATGTCTTGAGTGACGCAGATAAGTTAGAAAATGAACTCACTGTTATCCGCCGCGGAAAGAAGAAATACTTTGTTCTTACATACTAA